In one Dreissena polymorpha isolate Duluth1 chromosome 7, UMN_Dpol_1.0, whole genome shotgun sequence genomic region, the following are encoded:
- the LOC127839967 gene encoding uncharacterized protein LOC127839967 — protein MTVGRFGGLEGGQKDGGTYRQTDIQKVNVESCTQTKLVISTYDAADNGLVYIQGQGDACKRVTSSGIAFYEFDFEECGIKWEMLFRIVVQKSRGYQTGADKVIPIFCVADTSDLLVSNSNKADKQDDSSVNMTVKPSAAMKFYKVVSDEEVSGTEVKLSDVLIMTLQLGDEWTGDFDIKARYCIASQIVLIDDFCATDTDLFPNFSRFKRGYLMSEFGAFRSTNLEGGAIEMNFTCVLQVCKGDCEEIKKHLNLYNIDERLLPFLSKSNCMGYAGWGRKKRDVTPANVIGEINASNKVPSKQESVGSIGHDIAKRQTEDFDIDVGARVKIVEKYSEIQIITEETMCMNGAVLITTIVFLSTGVICLAGSTFVFYRKFASAHAQALLGQRQSDHPVRNDSAPSYSVPFGKNI, from the exons TGAACGTGGAAAGCTGTACACAGACCAAGCTTGTCATTTCGACCTATGACGCAGCCGACAACGGGCTTGTGTACATCCAGGGCCAGGGAGACGCCTGCAAGCGTGTGACGTCATCAGGAATTGCGTTTTACGAATTCGATTTTGAGGAGTGTGGAATAAAATGG GAAATGTTGTTCCGAATCGTGGTTCAGAAAAGCAGAGGATACCAGACCGGAGCCGATAAAGTTATCCCCATTTTCTGCGTCGCCGATACAAGTGACCTTCTGGTTTCCAATAGCAACAAAGC AGACAAGCAGGATGATAGCAGCGTCAATATGACCGTTAAACCTTCGGCAGCCATGAAGTTCTACAAGGTTGTATCCGACGAAGAAGTCAGTGGGACGGAGGTTAAACTTTCGGATGTCCTTATCATGACGTTGCAGCTTGGCGACGAGTGGACAG GAGACTTCGATATCAAGGCAAGATATTGCATTGCTTCTCAGATTGTCCTCATCGACGATTT TTGCGCCACTGACACGGACCTGTTCCCGAACTTCTCGCGTTTCAAGCGCGGTTACCTCATGAGCGAGTTCGGGGCCTTCCGGTCAACCAACTTAGAGGGAGGAGCGATTGAGATGAACTTTACATGTGTGCTGCAAGTCTGTAAAGGCGACTGTGAAGAG ataaaaaagcatttaaacttgTATAATATAGATGAACGTTTATTACCGTTTCTATCAAAGTCCAACTGCATGGGCTATGCCGGTTGGGGACGCAAGAAGCGAGATGTTACGCCTGCCAACGTGATAGGAGAAATCAATGCATCGAACAAAGTCCCGAGCAAGCAAGAAAGCGTGGGGTCCATTGGACATGACATTGCCAAAAGACAGACGGAGGATTTCGATATCGACGTCGGGGCTCGAGTGAAAATTGTGGAGAAATATTCCGAAATCC AAATCATCACAGAAGAAACGATGTGCATGAATGGAGCAGTACTCATCACCACTATCGTGTTTCTCAGCACGGGGGTAATTTGCTTAGCAGGGTCCACTTTCGTTTTCTACCGGAAATTCGCCAGTGCGCATGCTCAGGCGTTGTTAGGACAGCGACAAAGTGATCATCCCGTTCGGAACGACTCGGCTCCTTCCTATAGCGTTCCATTCGGCAAGAACATTTAA